A single window of Syntrophus aciditrophicus SB DNA harbors:
- a CDS encoding DEAD/DEAH box helicase, which translates to MNRLEDETKLSLREWLSRLERNRRFQENVAASRHWPATPGRYASFPEWMHSGLRTVLEKRGISELYSHQAEAVECIRNGRDVVLVTPTASGKTLCYNLPVLQKILENPETRALYLFPTKALAQDQMHEVSGLIQELKADIKTFTYDGDTPDDARQAIRRQGHVVVTNPDMLHAGILPHHTKWQKLFMNLRYVVIDELHVYRGIFGSHLANVIRRLVRICRFYGQDPVFVCCSATVANPREHAESILERDVHLIDSSGAPTSAKTFILYNPPIVNRELGIRQSALTPACHLAADLIRQGIQTIVFTTSRLNVEILTHYLKEQVNRGREIPVDDGVVTGYRGGYLPNLRRRIEAGLRSRSILGVVSTNALELGIDIGDLEACFMVGYPGSIASTWQQAGRAGRRQGESLALLIARSTPMDQFLAENPDYFFARSPEFCRINPDNLLILLHHIKSAAFELPFEQGERFGKEDLMELLAYLEEKGVLHREGRRWHWAAESYPADEISLRSINPENVVVIDATETGKPVVIAEVDWDSAFTAVHDEAIYMVESQQYHVDKLDLERKKAYVRKVDVDYYTDAMTYTHVRVIDEFQQKPSRRAFVEHGEVQVVRKVVGYKKIKFYTAENLGYGDVNLPEKDMHTTSYWFTLPRDLLRELPFTQAEILDGLSGLAYALHHLAAMILMADIRDIDRCIGDKSGDFFVSSGRSGRAVASTSSRKSAISDPQAPLRLDDFDPTLFLFDAYPGGIGFSQLLFEEHDRLLNVARQLIRGCPCTHGCPSCVGPTLEVGPSGKEAALAILGLISEEIPLH; encoded by the coding sequence ATGAATCGATTAGAGGATGAAACGAAACTGTCCCTCCGGGAATGGCTGTCCCGACTGGAGCGGAACCGGCGTTTTCAGGAAAACGTGGCGGCCTCCCGGCACTGGCCGGCCACACCGGGCCGTTACGCTTCCTTCCCGGAATGGATGCATTCCGGACTGCGCACCGTTCTGGAGAAACGCGGCATCTCTGAGCTTTACAGCCATCAGGCCGAAGCGGTTGAATGCATACGAAACGGCAGAGATGTCGTTCTCGTCACGCCGACGGCCAGCGGCAAGACGCTCTGCTACAACCTTCCCGTGCTCCAGAAGATTCTTGAAAACCCGGAAACACGGGCCCTTTATCTTTTTCCCACCAAGGCCCTGGCCCAGGATCAGATGCACGAAGTCTCCGGTCTTATCCAGGAACTGAAGGCGGACATCAAAACCTTTACCTATGACGGCGACACCCCCGACGATGCCCGTCAGGCCATCCGCAGGCAAGGCCATGTGGTTGTAACCAACCCGGATATGCTCCACGCCGGCATTCTGCCCCATCACACGAAGTGGCAGAAGCTCTTCATGAACCTCCGCTATGTCGTGATCGACGAACTCCATGTATATCGAGGGATTTTCGGGTCTCATCTGGCCAACGTCATCCGGCGGCTCGTCCGGATCTGCCGCTTTTACGGCCAGGACCCCGTATTTGTCTGCTGTTCGGCCACGGTCGCCAATCCCCGGGAACACGCTGAAAGCATCCTGGAGCGAGACGTTCATCTCATCGATTCCAGTGGAGCCCCGACGTCAGCCAAAACCTTTATCCTTTACAATCCGCCCATCGTGAACCGGGAACTGGGCATCCGGCAGTCGGCCCTGACCCCGGCCTGCCACCTGGCCGCCGATCTGATCCGCCAGGGCATCCAGACCATAGTTTTTACGACAAGCCGCCTGAATGTGGAAATTCTGACCCACTACCTCAAGGAACAGGTGAACAGGGGCCGCGAGATTCCGGTGGATGACGGCGTCGTTACCGGCTATCGGGGCGGCTATCTTCCGAATCTCCGCCGCCGGATCGAAGCGGGATTGCGGAGCCGCTCCATCCTGGGCGTCGTCAGCACCAACGCCCTCGAACTGGGCATCGACATCGGTGATCTGGAAGCCTGTTTCATGGTGGGCTATCCCGGATCCATCGCCAGCACCTGGCAGCAGGCCGGAAGAGCGGGCAGACGGCAGGGGGAAAGCCTTGCCCTACTGATTGCCCGCAGCACCCCGATGGATCAGTTCCTCGCCGAAAATCCGGATTACTTCTTTGCCCGCTCGCCGGAATTCTGCCGCATCAACCCCGACAATCTTTTGATCCTGCTTCATCACATCAAAAGCGCAGCCTTCGAACTCCCCTTCGAACAGGGAGAGCGTTTCGGCAAGGAAGATCTGATGGAACTGCTCGCCTACCTGGAGGAAAAGGGCGTCCTGCACCGGGAAGGCCGGCGCTGGCACTGGGCTGCGGAAAGCTATCCCGCCGATGAGATCAGCCTGCGATCCATCAATCCTGAAAATGTCGTGGTCATCGACGCGACGGAAACGGGAAAGCCGGTGGTCATCGCCGAAGTGGACTGGGACAGCGCATTTACCGCCGTCCACGACGAGGCGATCTACATGGTGGAATCACAGCAGTATCATGTTGACAAGCTGGACCTGGAGCGGAAGAAGGCCTACGTCCGCAAGGTCGATGTGGATTACTACACGGACGCCATGACCTACACCCATGTGCGGGTCATCGACGAGTTTCAGCAGAAGCCCTCTCGTCGGGCGTTCGTGGAGCACGGTGAGGTTCAGGTGGTACGCAAGGTGGTGGGCTACAAGAAAATCAAGTTCTACACTGCGGAAAATCTGGGATACGGCGACGTCAACCTTCCGGAAAAAGACATGCATACGACGAGTTACTGGTTCACGCTGCCCCGCGACCTGCTCCGGGAACTTCCTTTCACCCAGGCCGAGATACTCGACGGCCTTTCCGGTCTCGCTTACGCCCTGCATCACCTGGCGGCGATGATCCTGATGGCCGATATCCGCGACATCGACCGCTGCATCGGCGACAAGAGCGGCGATTTCTTCGTTTCTTCCGGCCGAAGTGGTCGGGCCGTCGCCTCAACCTCATCACGGAAATCGGCAATCTCTGATCCTCAAGCCCCTCTTCGTCTGGACGACTTCGATCCCACCCTTTTCCTCTTCGACGCCTATCCCGGCGGCATCGGATTTTCTCAACTTCTTTTCGAGGAACACGACCGGCTGCTGAATGTGGCCCGTCAGTTGATTCGAGGCTGTCCCTGCACCCACGGCTGTCCCAGTTGCGTAGGCCCGACCCTGGAGGTCGGACCGTCAGGCAAGGAAGCAGCGCTGGCCATCCTCGGCCTGATCAGCGAGGAGATTCCTCTGCACTGA
- a CDS encoding peptidoglycan-binding domain-containing protein, translated as MLKKTVFVTILVFLSTIVLLACAGDNKPAEMALKAAEEAVNTARTEAVKYVPDQMQSLEDSLAAVKDKFAKKEYQAVITEAKDLAGKAKEVLEAAKLKKEEMTASWTNLSQELPKMVETMQGKVDLLAKSKKLPADLTTEKFDEAKAGLAAVKEEWAKAMESFNAGRVADAVNSANAIKEKATRTMGILGLAAPAAESAAAPAPAAETPAPAAAEPAAAAVETKDGADKGDKTQWLQNALNQLGADPKLTVDGRFGPATRRAVMKFQTTAGIPADGKAGPATEAAIKEKLAKVR; from the coding sequence ATGTTGAAGAAAACCGTATTTGTAACAATCCTCGTTTTTCTCAGCACCATCGTTCTGCTGGCCTGTGCCGGTGACAACAAACCGGCAGAAATGGCTCTAAAGGCGGCAGAGGAAGCCGTCAACACAGCCAGGACCGAAGCGGTCAAGTATGTTCCCGATCAGATGCAATCCCTTGAGGATTCTCTTGCCGCCGTGAAAGACAAGTTCGCCAAGAAGGAATATCAGGCCGTCATCACGGAAGCGAAGGATCTTGCCGGCAAGGCGAAAGAAGTGCTGGAGGCGGCAAAACTCAAGAAGGAGGAAATGACCGCTTCCTGGACAAATCTCAGTCAGGAACTTCCCAAGATGGTCGAAACGATGCAGGGTAAGGTTGATCTTCTTGCCAAGTCAAAAAAACTACCTGCTGATCTGACGACTGAAAAATTTGACGAGGCGAAAGCTGGTCTTGCCGCTGTAAAGGAAGAATGGGCAAAGGCCATGGAAAGCTTCAATGCCGGTCGTGTCGCCGATGCTGTCAATTCAGCGAACGCGATTAAAGAAAAAGCAACGCGGACCATGGGGATCCTCGGTTTGGCAGCCCCTGCTGCTGAGAGTGCCGCGGCGCCTGCCCCCGCTGCCGAAACTCCCGCTCCTGCCGCCGCCGAACCGGCTGCAGCTGCCGTGGAGACAAAGGATGGCGCCGATAAAGGCGACAAGACACAATGGCTGCAGAATGCCCTGAACCAACTTGGCGCGGATCCCAAATTGACCGTTGACGGGCGCTTTGGCCCGGCCACGCGAAGAGCGGTGATGAAATTTCAAACCACAGCGGGAATTCCTGCCGACGGCAAAGCGGGCCCTGCAACAGAGGCTGCAATCAAGGAGAAACTCGCAAAAGTCAGGTAA
- a CDS encoding class I SAM-dependent methyltransferase, with the protein MPFTLNLTADYHRGKLNTLGWEMTVSNALYPQDSPCRSVLKDPSSYGRHLYDYLAGFFPLSEISRILEVGGGYGYLMREFLECNPHLRPLMVDISPALLEKQKEALKDFDVMFREADFLELDDAQLEGIELAMLNEILGDFPTAVDVPAEILDPSLSPDALDGPLQRIRRLYDFYSLGRPRTSTFSFNLGAVESVEKLCRAGVPAIFLGEHSCEASVPEHFARYIFIETSDSPQRIALKGHDEYTIKMSHLQQVAEAFHYRVLRGPFADFLEIRYSDALLALLESRKIAEESHEIIFHFLEDLFLYEYLILIKV; encoded by the coding sequence ATGCCCTTTACCTTGAATTTGACTGCGGATTATCACCGTGGGAAATTGAATACCCTCGGCTGGGAGATGACGGTAAGCAACGCCCTTTATCCGCAGGACAGCCCCTGCCGGTCGGTCCTGAAAGACCCCTCTTCCTACGGTCGGCACCTTTATGATTATCTTGCCGGGTTTTTTCCTCTTTCCGAAATATCCCGGATTCTCGAAGTCGGTGGAGGCTATGGTTATCTCATGAGGGAATTCCTGGAATGCAATCCACACCTGCGGCCTCTCATGGTGGACATTTCTCCGGCCTTGCTGGAAAAGCAGAAGGAAGCGCTCAAGGATTTCGATGTGATGTTCCGGGAAGCCGACTTCCTGGAATTGGATGACGCCCAGCTGGAAGGCATCGAACTGGCCATGCTGAATGAAATCCTGGGTGATTTTCCCACTGCAGTGGATGTGCCCGCTGAAATTCTGGACCCGAGTCTTTCCCCGGACGCTCTGGATGGTCCGTTGCAGAGAATACGTCGACTTTATGATTTTTATTCTCTCGGCCGCCCCAGAACATCGACGTTTTCTTTCAATCTCGGCGCCGTCGAATCCGTGGAAAAACTTTGCCGTGCGGGGGTTCCCGCAATCTTTCTCGGAGAACACAGCTGCGAGGCGTCCGTCCCGGAGCACTTTGCCCGGTATATTTTTATCGAGACTTCAGACAGCCCTCAGCGTATCGCCCTCAAGGGTCATGACGAATACACGATTAAGATGTCCCATCTGCAGCAGGTAGCGGAAGCGTTCCACTACCGGGTCCTCCGTGGTCCTTTCGCCGATTTCCTGGAGATTCGCTATTCGGACGCGCTGCTGGCCCTGTTGGAGTCCCGGAAGATTGCCGAGGAAAGTCATGAGATTATTTTCCATTTCCTCGAGGATCTTTTTCTGTACGAATATTTGATTCTGATCAAGGTTTAG
- a CDS encoding HP0495 family protein has product MNNKMFINPFYSKPEIRYPCLWTYKVIGRDRDRVLEAIDEVMQQRPCEVHYSRSSSKGKYHSFSLEITLYSDNQRLSIYEALMRHPAIRIVL; this is encoded by the coding sequence ATGAATAACAAAATGTTTATCAATCCGTTTTACTCAAAACCCGAGATCAGATATCCATGCCTCTGGACATACAAGGTGATAGGCAGAGATCGCGACCGGGTCCTGGAAGCAATCGATGAAGTCATGCAGCAGCGACCCTGCGAGGTTCATTATTCCAGAAGCAGTTCAAAAGGGAAATATCACAGTTTTTCTCTGGAGATCACTCTTTACAGTGACAATCAGCGATTGTCCATATATGAAGCCCTGATGCGGCACCCGGCCATCCGGATCGTCCTGTAA
- a CDS encoding acetolactate synthase large subunit: MKGNIFMTGAESLIMTAVKAGIEVCFANAGTTELPVVRALEKVPGVRPILCLFEGGCSGAADGYARMKEKPAMTLLHLGPGFANAVANFHNARRAGSPIFNVVGDHASWHRPSDPLLNMDVEALVGTVSRWQRTNQSSDRISHDAAEGISAALSGLIASLILPSDHAWAEIPPSEIHAAGFRFDPVDSESIEEAAKLLRSTSRKALFLGGRALWKAGLHAAARVAASTGCDLLTDVFPARMERGAGFPIVQKIPYFPEHAAAMLSGYEAFVFAGAREPVAFFGYQDMPGRLLTSDQRRVHIGTAFQDAAAALECLAEALDSPPSPPGKAPYMASLRYPELPGGVLTAEKTCLALTALQPENAIVVDESLTSGSAYYSLATSLAPHTLINLTGGAIGQGIPSATGAAIACPERPVINFQADGSALYTLQALWTQARENLNVTTLICSNRSYNIIRMEMRRAGHSVTGTEASSLIDLRNPDIDWVRLSLGFGVPAISVTTVEEFSSAFYRAMAEPGPHLIELVLQPSF; encoded by the coding sequence TTGAAAGGCAATATCTTCATGACCGGCGCTGAAAGTCTTATCATGACCGCGGTAAAGGCGGGGATTGAAGTCTGTTTCGCCAACGCGGGCACAACGGAACTTCCCGTAGTCCGCGCCCTGGAGAAAGTTCCCGGAGTGCGGCCGATTCTGTGCCTGTTTGAAGGAGGATGCAGCGGCGCGGCCGATGGATACGCCCGGATGAAGGAGAAGCCGGCCATGACCCTGCTGCATCTTGGACCGGGATTTGCCAACGCCGTCGCCAATTTTCATAATGCCCGCCGCGCTGGGTCACCCATATTCAACGTTGTCGGTGACCATGCCTCCTGGCACCGCCCGTCGGATCCGCTGCTCAACATGGACGTGGAAGCCCTGGTGGGCACCGTTTCGAGGTGGCAGCGAACAAACCAATCATCGGACAGGATCTCTCACGATGCCGCGGAGGGGATATCCGCTGCCTTATCCGGCCTGATAGCCAGTCTCATTCTGCCCAGTGACCACGCATGGGCGGAAATTCCGCCTTCCGAGATACACGCTGCCGGTTTTCGCTTCGATCCCGTCGATTCGGAATCCATTGAAGAAGCGGCAAAACTCCTGCGTTCGACCTCACGAAAGGCGCTTTTCCTGGGCGGCAGGGCGCTGTGGAAAGCGGGTCTCCATGCTGCGGCACGCGTCGCGGCATCGACGGGTTGCGACCTTCTGACTGATGTTTTCCCCGCCCGCATGGAACGGGGCGCCGGCTTTCCAATCGTTCAGAAAATTCCCTATTTCCCCGAACATGCAGCGGCGATGCTGTCCGGCTATGAAGCATTTGTCTTTGCGGGAGCACGGGAACCCGTGGCCTTTTTCGGTTATCAGGACATGCCAGGCAGACTTCTGACTTCAGATCAGCGGCGCGTTCACATCGGAACGGCTTTTCAGGATGCAGCGGCAGCGCTGGAATGTCTTGCCGAAGCGCTGGATTCTCCTCCTTCTCCACCAGGCAAAGCACCCTACATGGCATCTCTACGTTATCCGGAACTTCCCGGAGGCGTCCTGACAGCTGAAAAGACCTGCCTCGCGCTGACAGCACTGCAGCCAGAAAATGCCATTGTCGTCGATGAGTCTCTGACGTCGGGTTCAGCCTATTATTCCCTCGCAACGAGCCTGGCGCCGCATACCCTTATCAACCTGACCGGCGGCGCAATCGGTCAGGGCATCCCAAGCGCCACAGGGGCCGCCATAGCCTGCCCCGAACGACCCGTAATCAATTTTCAGGCAGACGGCAGCGCCCTGTATACCCTTCAGGCCCTCTGGACGCAGGCACGGGAGAACCTCAATGTCACAACTCTTATCTGCTCCAACCGAAGCTACAACATTATCCGGATGGAAATGAGACGGGCAGGTCATTCTGTGACCGGAACGGAGGCATCCTCTCTGATCGATCTACGTAATCCGGATATAGACTGGGTGCGGCTCAGTCTGGGATTCGGCGTACCGGCCATCTCCGTCACCACCGTGGAAGAATTTTCATCCGCCTTTTACCGGGCCATGGCTGAACCCGGGCCTCATCTGATCGAACTTGTTCTGCAGCCTTCATTTTAA
- a CDS encoding MalY/PatB family protein yields MTHADESTLTPDFDTLIDRRGTASEKWDKYEGRDILPLWVADMDFRSPEAVIAALHKRVDHGIFGYTDPPHKLVEVVCSMLEDLYEWTVEPDWLVWLPGLVCGINVACRAAGQEGDEILTAIPVYPPFLTAPAHANRQLKAIPLIDNGDRWVFDFERLRDALTPRTSLFLLCNPHNPVGRAFVADELASLASCLEGYDRIICSDEIHCGLILDTDKRHIPIAALNPEIAERTITLMAPSKTFNIPGLGCSFAVISNPSLRKRFYRAMAGIVPPVNALGFTAALAAYLEGHSWHATLLAYLRENSMLVEEAVNRMPGMSMHSVEATYLAWIDTRSTGLKEPAAFFENAGVGLSDGRYFGTPGFVRLNFGCPRVMLREALERMSRAMQRISLPGRE; encoded by the coding sequence ATGACCCATGCCGACGAATCCACCCTGACACCCGATTTCGACACTCTCATCGACCGACGGGGAACCGCCTCGGAAAAATGGGATAAATATGAGGGTCGCGACATTCTCCCCCTGTGGGTTGCCGATATGGATTTCCGCTCTCCCGAGGCCGTCATCGCCGCCCTGCACAAGAGGGTTGACCACGGCATTTTCGGATATACCGATCCACCCCATAAGCTGGTAGAGGTCGTCTGTTCCATGCTTGAGGATCTTTATGAATGGACCGTTGAACCGGACTGGCTTGTCTGGCTTCCGGGACTGGTCTGCGGAATCAACGTGGCCTGCCGCGCCGCCGGTCAGGAAGGTGACGAAATCCTGACCGCGATTCCTGTCTATCCCCCGTTTCTCACTGCTCCGGCCCACGCGAACAGGCAGCTGAAAGCGATACCCCTGATCGATAATGGAGACCGTTGGGTTTTTGATTTTGAACGCCTTCGCGACGCTCTCACTCCCAGAACCAGTCTTTTTCTGCTCTGCAATCCCCACAACCCCGTGGGACGGGCCTTTGTTGCCGATGAACTCGCCTCGCTGGCATCCTGCCTTGAAGGATATGACAGGATTATCTGTTCCGACGAGATTCACTGCGGTCTGATTCTGGATACGGACAAGCGGCACATTCCGATTGCCGCCCTGAACCCGGAAATCGCGGAGAGGACCATTACCCTGATGGCGCCCAGCAAAACGTTCAACATCCCCGGACTGGGCTGCTCCTTTGCAGTCATCTCCAATCCCTCTTTGCGGAAGCGGTTTTACCGGGCAATGGCAGGCATCGTGCCGCCCGTGAATGCCCTGGGATTTACAGCGGCTCTGGCGGCATACCTTGAGGGGCATTCCTGGCATGCAACGCTACTGGCTTATCTTCGGGAAAACAGCATGCTGGTGGAAGAGGCCGTTAACCGGATGCCCGGAATGTCCATGCATTCCGTGGAAGCGACCTATCTGGCCTGGATTGATACCAGATCGACCGGCCTTAAGGAACCGGCGGCTTTTTTTGAAAACGCCGGCGTGGGTCTTTCCGACGGCAGGTATTTCGGGACGCCGGGATTTGTGCGGCTGAATTTCGGCTGTCCCCGGGTTATGCTCAGAGAAGCCCTCGAAAGAATGTCGCGGGCGATGCAACGTATATCTCTCCCGGGCAGGGAATGA
- the queF gene encoding preQ(1) synthase: MQKSTPPEDLSRLTLLGREAKPSRKLETFPNRHPDRDYIVTMETAEFTCVCPMTGQPDFADLHISYIPDASILESKSLKLYLWSYRNEGIFHEHVTNVILEDVVAALSPRWCKVTANFGVRGGISITVEAEYKKPGWSKP, translated from the coding sequence GTGCAGAAATCCACACCACCGGAAGATCTCAGCCGGCTTACTCTACTCGGCCGAGAAGCAAAGCCGTCCAGAAAACTTGAAACCTTTCCCAACCGTCATCCCGACCGGGATTATATCGTTACCATGGAAACAGCGGAATTTACCTGTGTGTGCCCCATGACAGGCCAGCCGGATTTCGCCGACCTGCACATCTCATACATCCCTGACGCCTCCATTCTGGAATCAAAATCCCTGAAGCTCTATCTGTGGTCATACCGCAACGAAGGCATTTTTCACGAGCACGTCACCAATGTGATTCTGGAGGATGTGGTCGCCGCGCTGTCTCCACGCTGGTGCAAGGTTACCGCCAATTTCGGGGTTCGCGGGGGGATCTCCATTACCGTGGAGGCTGAGTACAAAAAGCCGGGATGGTCCAAGCCATGA
- a CDS encoding MATE family efflux transporter: MNDKSLNLGKGPILPLLLKMSGPSIAAMLAMAVYNLIDAFWLARLNPDAIAALTICFPLQLIFGAVGVGTGLGSGSYASRMFGAGETAKARKTGGQAYFLAVVLGTLIIGVILADPESVLRIFGATTGIAPLARQYLVTVMPGVPFLFLIMITNNLLRAEGRPHLSMYPLLVVAIISGILDPLLIFGWGPFPRLGIRGAAVAAVISQIAGALLSFYYLQHGSSRYRLSWSDLRPDFRIILSIYQTGLPSIIINLVVSLCMLLHNHILAGYGNTAVATLGIVFRMNGLVMMTLYGIGHGLMPLVGFSEGAGLHSRLMTTVKVAVRISAGIALASLLLVEAFAPSIASFFSGDHELQALTTTALRINFLLLITAAPSLMWINMFIGLGRGTTAMVLLVGRDTLVLIPLLLLLPSVFGINGVWMAQPLASALAFLFILYWTKRQYRIFESRIVQPMTRTETC; encoded by the coding sequence ATGAATGACAAGAGCCTTAATCTGGGGAAAGGCCCTATCCTCCCCCTTCTGCTTAAAATGAGCGGACCGTCCATTGCGGCCATGCTGGCCATGGCCGTCTATAATCTTATTGACGCCTTCTGGCTCGCCCGGCTCAATCCGGACGCCATTGCCGCTTTGACTATCTGCTTTCCCCTCCAACTGATTTTCGGCGCTGTGGGTGTGGGAACCGGCCTTGGCTCGGGATCCTATGCCTCCCGGATGTTCGGAGCTGGAGAAACGGCAAAAGCCCGGAAGACCGGCGGTCAGGCATATTTTCTTGCCGTTGTCCTCGGAACGCTGATTATCGGAGTAATTCTTGCTGATCCCGAATCCGTCCTGAGGATTTTCGGGGCCACGACCGGCATTGCGCCACTGGCGCGCCAGTATCTCGTTACCGTTATGCCTGGCGTGCCGTTTCTTTTTCTGATCATGATCACCAACAATCTATTGCGGGCTGAAGGGAGACCTCACCTTTCCATGTATCCTCTTCTTGTCGTCGCGATCATCAGCGGCATCCTCGACCCTCTCCTTATATTCGGATGGGGACCCTTCCCCCGGCTGGGAATCCGGGGAGCTGCCGTTGCCGCCGTGATATCCCAGATTGCGGGAGCCCTGCTCTCCTTTTACTACCTTCAGCATGGAAGCTCAAGGTATAGGCTGAGCTGGTCTGATCTCCGTCCTGATTTCCGGATTATTCTGTCCATCTACCAGACGGGACTTCCCTCCATCATCATCAATCTCGTAGTCAGCCTTTGCATGCTTCTTCACAATCATATCCTCGCCGGATACGGCAATACCGCCGTAGCGACACTGGGCATCGTCTTTCGGATGAACGGGCTGGTGATGATGACCCTGTACGGCATCGGCCATGGTTTGATGCCGTTGGTCGGCTTCAGCGAAGGAGCGGGACTCCATTCACGGCTGATGACAACCGTGAAGGTTGCCGTCAGGATTTCAGCAGGCATCGCCCTGGCAAGTCTTCTTCTCGTGGAAGCCTTCGCACCGTCCATCGCGTCATTTTTTTCAGGCGATCATGAACTGCAGGCCCTGACGACAACAGCCCTGCGCATTAATTTTCTCCTGCTGATTACCGCCGCTCCCAGCCTTATGTGGATTAACATGTTTATAGGTCTCGGACGCGGAACCACCGCGATGGTCCTGCTGGTCGGTCGCGATACCCTTGTTCTGATTCCCCTTCTGCTGCTCCTCCCGTCCGTTTTCGGAATCAACGGCGTCTGGATGGCCCAGCCTCTCGCCAGCGCCCTCGCCTTTCTATTCATCCTTTACTGGACGAAACGCCAGTATCGCATCTTCGAATCCCGGATAGTTCAGCCGATGACCCGCACGGAAACCTGTTGA
- the miaA gene encoding tRNA (adenosine(37)-N6)-dimethylallyltransferase MiaA, with protein MMKNLVVILGPTASGKTRLAVRLARDLKSEIVSADSRQVYRGMDIGTGKDLDEYRIDGEEIPCHLIDIVDPDYDFNVFEYQSRFYRCFEEILSRGIVPILVGGTGLYLSAVLENYRMVQVPENLDLRESLKAEPLERLQQILLEITPRIHNTTDLLDRGRLLRAIEIAQHSGRRGLRESPEHPRIEPLVFGVRWNRDLLRKRIALRLKERLSAGLIDEVKELHQSGISWDRLEFFGLEYRYVGLYLQSRMSYREMAEKLTIHICRFAKRQETWFRRMERHGIEIIWIEGDDYEALKEQLKGNLRS; from the coding sequence ATGATGAAGAACCTCGTTGTTATCCTCGGACCGACTGCATCGGGTAAGACCAGGCTGGCTGTCCGGCTGGCCCGGGATTTGAAGTCGGAAATAGTTTCCGCGGATTCGAGGCAGGTCTATCGCGGAATGGATATCGGAACGGGAAAGGATCTTGATGAATACCGCATCGATGGAGAGGAAATTCCCTGCCATCTGATCGACATTGTTGATCCGGATTACGATTTCAACGTTTTCGAATATCAGTCCCGTTTCTACCGGTGCTTCGAGGAAATTCTTTCCCGAGGGATTGTGCCCATCCTGGTGGGCGGAACCGGTTTGTACCTTTCCGCCGTCCTTGAAAACTACCGCATGGTGCAAGTCCCGGAAAACCTGGACTTGCGGGAATCCCTGAAGGCAGAGCCGCTGGAGCGGTTGCAGCAGATACTTCTGGAGATAACCCCCCGCATCCACAATACAACGGATCTTCTGGATCGCGGCCGTCTTCTCCGTGCCATTGAAATCGCACAGCATTCCGGAAGGCGGGGTTTGCGGGAAAGCCCTGAACATCCCCGCATTGAGCCACTGGTTTTTGGAGTGCGGTGGAATCGTGATCTTCTCCGGAAACGGATTGCCCTGCGTCTTAAGGAGCGGCTGTCCGCAGGGCTGATCGATGAGGTAAAGGAACTGCATCAATCCGGCATTTCATGGGACAGGCTCGAATTCTTTGGTTTGGAATACCGCTATGTCGGTCTATATCTCCAAAGCAGGATGTCCTACCGGGAAATGGCTGAAAAACTGACGATCCACATCTGCCGGTTCGCAAAGAGGCAGGAAACATGGTTTCGACGCATGGAACGCCATGGCATCGAAATTATCTGGATCGAGGGGGATGATTACGAAGCATTGAAAGAACAGTTAAAGGGGAATCTGCGATCATGA